A section of the Stenotrophomonas sp. 364 genome encodes:
- a CDS encoding DcaP family trimeric outer membrane transporter, translating to MVGMKRRTAASVPLWLALSALPHTALAQAVDTATLEARMAELEAEMQQMRGLLQQYQQRDAKAAENTPAVAVATPPAQASTPILPGAIPGTRFTAGGFIKLDAMTTRTSDGAIADGSAGRLFYFPAATPVAADGNGKSASYTDVHAQFSRFWLGADTVTERGDTLKAYIEADMYGGGNNAFAGNEVITNTYALTLRQAYVSWNHWLAGQTWSNFQDVAALPDTVDFTGPSEGTIFNRQAQLRYTRGPWSFSLENPQTTVATYRGNGTRLNSGDDSVPDITARWAQRGAWGHVTVAAMVRSLRYDGRTDTGIAASLSGRVNVGSNDDLRYMVSGGQGIGRYLGFALGADSVLDAEGELHSQDGYGGFVAWRHAFSPKLRGNLVYSGAWLDNDAQWTGALVTERAQSWRVNLIYSPFPKLDLGAELSHAQRRLENGEAGDLNRLHTHVKYSF from the coding sequence ATGGTCGGAATGAAGAGGAGAACAGCGGCCTCGGTGCCGTTGTGGCTGGCGTTGTCCGCACTACCGCACACGGCGCTGGCGCAGGCCGTGGATACCGCCACGCTGGAGGCGCGCATGGCCGAGCTGGAAGCGGAGATGCAGCAGATGCGAGGGTTGCTGCAGCAGTACCAGCAGCGCGATGCCAAAGCGGCCGAAAACACCCCCGCGGTGGCCGTTGCAACACCGCCCGCGCAAGCGTCAACGCCGATCCTGCCCGGGGCGATTCCCGGCACCCGCTTCACGGCAGGCGGCTTCATCAAACTCGATGCCATGACCACGCGGACCAGCGACGGCGCCATCGCCGATGGCTCGGCCGGCCGTCTGTTCTACTTCCCGGCCGCCACCCCGGTCGCCGCGGATGGAAACGGCAAGAGCGCCAGCTACACCGACGTGCATGCCCAGTTCTCCAGGTTCTGGCTGGGCGCCGACACCGTCACCGAACGTGGCGACACGCTCAAAGCGTATATCGAGGCAGACATGTATGGCGGCGGCAACAACGCCTTCGCCGGGAATGAAGTGATCACCAACACCTACGCGCTGACCCTGCGCCAGGCCTATGTCAGCTGGAACCACTGGCTGGCTGGCCAGACCTGGTCCAACTTCCAGGATGTAGCGGCACTGCCGGACACGGTGGACTTCACCGGTCCGTCCGAGGGCACCATCTTCAACCGTCAGGCGCAGCTTCGCTACACGCGCGGTCCGTGGTCGTTCTCGTTGGAAAATCCGCAGACGACGGTGGCGACCTACCGGGGCAACGGCACCCGCCTCAACAGTGGCGATGACAGCGTGCCAGACATCACCGCCCGCTGGGCGCAGCGTGGCGCCTGGGGCCACGTCACGGTGGCGGCCATGGTGCGCAGCCTGCGTTACGACGGCCGTACCGACACCGGAATTGCGGCAAGCCTGTCCGGGCGCGTCAACGTCGGCAGCAATGACGACCTGCGCTACATGGTCAGCGGCGGGCAGGGCATTGGTCGCTATCTGGGCTTCGCACTCGGTGCCGACAGCGTGCTGGACGCCGAAGGGGAGCTCCATTCCCAGGATGGTTACGGCGGCTTCGTGGCGTGGCGCCACGCCTTCTCACCCAAGCTGCGCGGCAACCTCGTCTACTCCGGTGCCTGGCTGGACAACGATGCGCAATGGACCGGCGCGCTGGTTACCGAGCGCGCACAGTCCTGGCGCGTCAACCTGATCTACTCGCCCTTCCCGAAGCTGGACCTCGGCGCAGAGCTGAGTCACGCCCAGCGCCGTCTGGAGAATGGGGAGGCTGGCGATCTGAACCGGCTGCACACTCACGTCAAATATAGCTTCTGA
- a CDS encoding sensor domain-containing diguanylate cyclase, protein MIHIPTLLGYSAALLGSIALLMVAIRPPGSRFAWFAAPFAAGALGCMFLVSPACLPEKAGLHFGAFFISLAFAFGWQAVRAFFDLPARWVSLIAPSTAWLIAAFLLFDPYGLEELNAAVRIGLVAFYSGLPARLLLQKADESLPSKLPLGVIFAVSALLAGITLPFVTWLPQPLGAAQPQAWAVALFNGQIVLEALLASALMVSMSKERVSREFYEASIRDPLTTLYNRRFLDQRKVSWQRSDRHEARQRAIIYFDIDHFKQINDKHGHALGDDVIVIAARVAQKAVRKKDWVFRIGGEEFLCVLPDCSAPEALAAAQRLRTGFQEAALTVNGQRIEATLSAGIAVGIAGQTNFDELTLEADRHLYMAKQQGRNRVIA, encoded by the coding sequence ATGATTCATATCCCCACCCTCCTCGGATACAGTGCAGCCTTACTCGGGTCCATTGCTCTTCTAATGGTGGCCATACGTCCGCCGGGAAGCCGGTTCGCATGGTTTGCCGCCCCTTTCGCCGCAGGTGCTTTGGGATGCATGTTCCTCGTGAGCCCGGCCTGCCTTCCTGAAAAGGCTGGACTACACTTCGGGGCGTTCTTTATTTCCTTAGCTTTCGCTTTCGGCTGGCAAGCTGTCCGTGCGTTCTTCGACCTGCCGGCACGATGGGTATCGCTCATCGCCCCGTCTACCGCGTGGTTGATCGCTGCTTTTCTCCTGTTTGATCCATACGGGCTTGAAGAGCTCAATGCGGCCGTACGAATTGGTTTGGTTGCTTTTTACTCCGGTCTCCCGGCGCGTCTGCTATTGCAGAAAGCAGATGAATCCTTACCCTCTAAGCTTCCCTTAGGCGTCATCTTTGCTGTCTCCGCTTTACTCGCGGGCATTACGCTGCCCTTTGTCACTTGGCTTCCCCAACCACTGGGCGCGGCCCAGCCGCAGGCCTGGGCTGTTGCGCTTTTTAACGGCCAGATCGTTCTCGAGGCACTCCTTGCGAGCGCGCTCATGGTGTCGATGAGCAAGGAGCGCGTATCGCGGGAATTCTATGAGGCCTCGATACGCGACCCCCTAACAACTCTGTACAACCGACGCTTCCTTGACCAAAGGAAAGTCTCTTGGCAGCGGAGTGATCGTCACGAAGCGCGGCAACGCGCTATCATCTATTTCGACATAGACCATTTCAAACAGATCAACGACAAGCACGGTCACGCACTGGGGGACGACGTTATCGTCATTGCCGCTCGTGTGGCCCAAAAAGCAGTGCGGAAGAAGGACTGGGTGTTTCGCATCGGGGGAGAAGAATTTCTCTGCGTCTTGCCTGACTGCAGTGCGCCAGAGGCTCTAGCCGCTGCGCAGCGCTTGCGCACAGGCTTTCAGGAGGCTGCCCTAACTGTTAACGGGCAGCGTATTGAGGCTACGTTGAGCGCTGGCATCGCCGTGGGTATCGCCGGACAAACGAACTTCGATGAACTGACCCTTGAGGCTGACCGTCATCTCTACATGGCCAAGCAGCAGGGACGAAATCGCGTCATTGCCTAG